From Fusobacterium varium:
TCTTATATCACTTGAAAAGAAAATAAAAACTCCTACTCCTAATCCATATGAAGAACAAGTAGAAGTACAAGAAATAGAAACTGTAGAAGGAACTAATGATGGACAGGCACAAGCTAACTAATTATTAGTGAAAAAATACAATTTTAATATGATGATTTGTAATTTAAAATATCTTTATTTCTATTGATTATAATTTATACTGATGAGTTCAAATAAATTTAAAATATAAAAAGCTCTCAATATTGAGAGCTTTTTATATGGTATTTATTAAATAAGAAACAATTTCTTTATCTTTTCCTGTAAGCATAACAAGGATTCCACCATTTTTATTTGAATCTTTAATTACTAATGGATTTCCAGCTTTTCCTTCTTCAAGGTAATGAAAGAATTTAATTTTTTCAATTATCAATTCTTCCATATTAGATATATTATTTATTTTATAATCTCTTTTTAAATCATTTAATTCTTTTTCAAAATTTTCTAATGTAAATTCAAAGTTACTCTCTGTATGATTTTTAACTTTTGTTATTTTTACAACCATGGCACATCACCTATTCTGAAATTTTTTATATTTTATACTAGTATCAAACAGTAAAGTTTACTAATTTCCCAAATATATAAATGTTAACAGTATGATACCATTTTTTTTCACTTTTGTAAATAATATCAAAATATTTGATTACATTTTTTCTGAAAATTTATAGAGAAAAATCTTACTTTAAAGAATATTATTTATGTTTTAAAAAAACAAAAATATTTTTCGACTATTTTTCAAATAATATTTTATCAGAACATAGTAATTCAAATAAAGATAAAGAAATTGAATTAAGTTATTGACTTAATATTATAATTAGTGTAAAAATATAGGTAGAAGTATCCAACTATTCAAAAGGAGAAAAGATGGAAATAATTTATCAAAAAAGAGAAAAACTCAGAAATGAAAACAGAACTTTTAAATTTTTGGTAGAGGTAAGAGAGTTCAGCAAATTGGAGATATCTCAATATTTGAATATCAGTATTCCAACAGTTACAAAAATATTAGAGAGATTTTTGACAAACAAACTTATATATGAAACAGGGACTAATAACGGTAAACTTGGAAGAAAAGCAGTGAAATACCAATTTAATCCTAATGCTTATTTTTCTATTGGGATTAAAGTAGAAATGAATCATATATCTATGGTTTTAATAAACCTTGATGGTAAAATATTGAAACAAACTGTTGTTAAAGAAGAATTCATTAACAGTGAAAATTTCGTTTTTCTGGTTATAAATGAATTGAAAAAGTTTTTGTGGGAATTTGATAAAAAAGAATTTATAAAAGGAATAGGGATAGTTCTTCCAGGGATAGTAGATCCTGAAAATAACATGATAAAATTAGGTGGCAATTTTACACTTTTAAATCAAGATATGAAAGAAATAGAAGAAGAATTTGATCTTCCAATATTTCTGGAAAATGAGGCAAATGCTGGAGCTATAGGAGAATACATAGTTAACCACTCTGAACTTCAAACTAAAAAAAATATTCTTTTTGTATCAATAGATACTGGTATAGGTTCTGGAATTATAGTAGAAGATCAGTTATATAGAGGAAAAGGAAATAAATCTGGTGAAATAGGACATATTCCAATAATACCAAATGGAAATAAATGTGTTTGTGGCAGTGAAGGATGTTTTGAACAATATTGCTCTAATTTAGCTTTAATGAAAGAATTCGAAAAAGAGTTCCAATGTGAAATAAAAGATTATGAAGATATTTTTCAAGAGAAATTCTTAGGAAATGAAAGAGGTAAGAAAATAATAGAAAGATATACATGGATTCTGGCCTTAGGAATAAAAACTGCTTTAATGATGTTAAATTCTGATAAAATAATTATTGGAGGAAAAATTTCTGACCATAAAGAGCATTTTGAGCCTTTGCTTAAAGAGATAATTTTTTCAAATAATATTTTCAGTAATGATACTAATATACTTGAATTCTCATCTCTTTCTGACAATGCTAATTTATTGGGAGCAGCATTTATTCCATTAGGGGAATTCTATAAAACTTATAATGAAGATATGTAGAAATATTTTGTAATATTATTAAATATAATAAATTTTAATTAGAGGTGATTGGGTGTTAAATAATGAGAGTGTATTCTTCCTATAATTAGGAAGGATTAAGATCCCTTTCTATTATAGGTTTTGATAAAAATTTGCAATCAAAAATATATTTAGTTGGAGGGTAATGTTGAAATTAGAAATAAGATTAGAAGAAAAAAGTGATTACAGAAAAGTTGAGGAAATGATTAGAGAAGCCTTCTGGAATTTGTACGTTCCAGGAGCTAGTGAACATTTTATACCTTACTATTTAAGAAATTCCAAAATAACCATTCCTGAACTTAATTTTGTGGCAGTTAAAGATGGAGAAATAGTTGGGCAGATTTTTTATACAAGAGCTGAAGTAAGAAATAAAAATGGAAATAGTCATAAGATTTTAAATTTTGGACCTCTGTGTGTTAGTCCTAAGTACCGTAATCTCGGAATAGGAAAAGCTTTAATAGAGCACAGCAAAAAAATTGCTGCTGAAATGGGATATAAAGGAATAGCTATATATGGATATCCTTCCTATTATACTAAAATTGGATTTCAAAGTGCTGCTAAATTTGGAATAGCAAGAGCTGATGGTGTTTTTGTTAAAGCACTTTTAGCTATGGAATGTTATCCTGGTTCTCTTAAAGGAATTTCTGGAAATCTCCATGAATTTTTAAGTGATATTCCATTTGGAGGAGATGAATTTTTAGAGTATGAATCAACATTTCCGCTAAAAGAAAAAAAATATGAACCATCACAAGATATATTTGCAGAAATGGCAAATAAACTGGAAGATCCAGAAAATATAAAAATTTAAATAGTTTAAAAATAATTATATCAAAAGGGCAGTTAAAAACTGCCCTTTTGATATATAAGATTAAAAATTATGTATAAATCCTAAAACTATCATGTCATAATAATAGTTTTTATTTATATATCCCTGATATTTTACATTGACTAGAAAATCTGGGTCAATATAATACCCCATACCTATACTAATCATTCCAGTATCTCTTGATACTTCTAATGCCTTTATTTTCCCGGAATCTGTAATAAATCTTTTTCTATCTGCAAATTCATAAGACCATTCTGCATTTCCTGTAAATAGAAACTTATCTCCCATTTCTTTAGAATACATAACCCCAGCATTTCCACTTCCTATTCTTTCATTGGAAGTAGATATTCCATCATGACCTTTGGTAGTATATTGATTCCATCCAAGCCCTAAATAAGGATAAAGCAGTGACTTTTCTCCAAG
This genomic window contains:
- a CDS encoding putative transcriptional repressor; translation: MEIIYQKREKLRNENRTFKFLVEVREFSKLEISQYLNISIPTVTKILERFLTNKLIYETGTNNGKLGRKAVKYQFNPNAYFSIGIKVEMNHISMVLINLDGKILKQTVVKEEFINSENFVFLVINELKKFLWEFDKKEFIKGIGIVLPGIVDPENNMIKLGGNFTLLNQDMKEIEEEFDLPIFLENEANAGAIGEYIVNHSELQTKKNILFVSIDTGIGSGIIVEDQLYRGKGNKSGEIGHIPIIPNGNKCVCGSEGCFEQYCSNLALMKEFEKEFQCEIKDYEDIFQEKFLGNERGKKIIERYTWILALGIKTALMMLNSDKIIIGGKISDHKEHFEPLLKEIIFSNNIFSNDTNILEFSSLSDNANLLGAAFIPLGEFYKTYNEDM
- a CDS encoding putative acetyltransferase; amino-acid sequence: MLKLEIRLEEKSDYRKVEEMIREAFWNLYVPGASEHFIPYYLRNSKITIPELNFVAVKDGEIVGQIFYTRAEVRNKNGNSHKILNFGPLCVSPKYRNLGIGKALIEHSKKIAAEMGYKGIAIYGYPSYYTKIGFQSAAKFGIARADGVFVKALLAMECYPGSLKGISGNLHEFLSDIPFGGDEFLEYESTFPLKEKKYEPSQDIFAEMANKLEDPENIKI